The genomic stretch aattaatacttctacATGCCAGGGTACAGGCTCTAGGGCTAGAGGCCAGTTGATCCCAAATTACCTTGGCGTTCTTCACGTACAGTCATTTTATTCCCGGGTTATACCAGGGTTCCTGTACCAGGgctagcccaagatgttgtttgTTGAACATTCTTGCCAGCACAGCCGAGGCCGAGAGCCGAGCCGAGAATGTCTCCAAACCTGAAGCTCAGGTTGTGGTCACTAGAGATAATCTTGGCcaaggctgaggagcgagccaccaccctcattctTTCTTTATATGAGACGCCAGTTCTTAGTGTCATTCTGTTTCTTTATCAAATCCATAATCCACTTTGTCGTTTTGTCTCCTGTCCTGGGGCAGAAGATGGTGATGTTGTGTGACGATGGCAAGTCGTCGCCCATCTTTACCTCCAGGGAGACACCGCTCCACTTACTGAGGTTGGGGACTGCTgattgcagccactcagcagtgGTTGCATTGCGGCAGTCCACTATCCGGTGACCCACCCTGAAGTGGATTCCTCCAAGCTTAATTGGAGAATCCCAACCGGAGAGGACTGTTTCCTCCAGTAGTGCGTCCTCGAGCTGTGAGAGGTTCTCACTGCTGAGGATGACTTTGGGGTACCCCTCTGGTACGACCGCAACCTTAATGGCCCCAGTTACGGCCGCATATGATGGCTTGCGTACTTCAGGTGCCTTTGCAGCCCTTGAGGTACTTGGGCCATCGAAGGGAGCAGTCAGTGGCCAGTtcttctccaccttctgcctCTTAAGCATATCCGTCGGAGGCGTCAGGGTGGAGTTTGCCCGCTTCGAAGCAGAGTTGGGCCGTTGCTCTAACGGCTGCGGTGTCTTGGCCAGAGACAAAGCTTCTGCGGGTGACTTGCCCTGCTGAAGGTAACGAAGATACCACTTCGTTCTGGCTCCGCTCAGCCCTTTGCCGTTAGGGTCATCCCGGGCCCCAGGCTGACCAAGTTGCGGTAATGGCTTTTTAGCCCGTCCCGCTTGGCCGGCTTGGACCACATCCGAGTGACTCGGTGTGGCTGCCCGATTCTTCCCTCCCGCAACTGCTTGTGCCGTTGGCATACTCCGTTTAGGATCATTTTTTTGGTGTTACCACCGAAGTAAGCCGCTCTCCGTCAAGGAGACGGTCCTCGTAATGTCTTGCGACATTTCCCGCAGTCAAGGCAtgcggtatttttaaattatttggtGTATTGCTCATAGTTCCCACGAGAGCAGAGAAATAAACGGTCCACCCGGGCAGAGATCCGCAGTACCTGGGTAAGGCTAACTAGACCGGGCGGACGCCACTTGCCCGGACTCTCCGTTATCGACTGAGCTAGTTATTACACGGGACCCCAGCCTGGCAGACTTTCGGCACGGGTCGAATGACACCTTGGTCCGGCCTGGAggtgtggaaatttttgagagTTACCAGCTCCAGCCCAACTACGATTAGCCAGCACTCTTAGCAGAGACATGACCTAACTAAGAGCCTGTTTCCAGCCGCCCTCGTGTGGAGAGTGTAGTTGCACTTCCAGTAGTGTGTCACAATTACGGCGCGTAACACCGTTTGGTGGCGCGTTGATCCCCTTCTGATACCTATTGGCGTGACGGCGACAACGCCGTCGCCTCACTCGTAACGGCACTTTGGTGCCAGTCATATTCTACGTTATAGTCAAATTCTAAGAATGACCTCACAATATACCAAACCAAAGACAccagaataacaagatgcgtaacgccatacgtttttttggcacacgattttttcgccgtggctctagaggtggctccaggctttctcgaatttttgttcgagagatagagagcggagagcgctacagcaaacagctcttttctacgcatacagtgatagcagacaactgtatgtgtgcacacgtatgcgCATGcatttgactttaaatctatattatttttgatcaattggcaccatgcgaaaaatgcttgttttgcattgccttaacgttattattattaaaataaagcttagaaatagtaatagccgaatcatAATATCacgaaaaacatttttaaaaatgactttatattagaatatttgtcattagagtatgcagcttgcgacgtgtgacaaattaataaggcaatgattgttgagtgcttgtgtccgcacttcgtgcctcacGATATGactttgcaataaacagttttcatatttttatttattttacaaatgtttattttctactacgtattatttttatgaaatatttatttctcaatttaatgcctttttcttggaaaatttatgtttaatttcctttgtatttgctttaattatttagtatatttattaagtcatatgacttaatatgatgaATGTAAATGatccatttccttttttttttttttttttgtggtctatcgaattttatatttttaaatagcGCGCACTTTTGCGTGGAAAGAAAAGACCCAGCAGGGTCTTGCAAGCGCAGTGGTCAAACCATGTTAATAATGTAAAGACACGTACAGTGgtcaaaatacatttataatgCGACTTATGTATATTATggttatttataaatattattgtggaatacaattattaaatattatcagACTAGCATGAAATAAATAGGCACGtggttgttttcttttttataactCTTTATTGTAAGAACAACTGCACAGTCTCGCTTTCATAAATCGACTGACGCAGCGTAGATCCATAGGCACACATGCGAGGACACATACCACAAAGCCACAAATAGAATGTAGCTTAGCTGCCAATGAGCGACTGATCCTCTCTCTACAAATACTCTCTGTTATGGAAGAGTATATGCAGGCCATGTGACTTTTGCATACATGTGTACATACTTTCCAACACGTCACCTCAAAAGTTACATTGCTGTACTTTTATTACTTACGAGGCTGTGCATGTTGTTctggaaaataattttgatccAGCATTTGCTGCGAGAAGTTGGGGAAACCCAGTATAACCCAACCAGATAACTTTAAcatattatttacataaattgagttttacaaacaattttaactaacaaataatattattcatCTTGGTAAGAAACTCAAAATTATcaataaacttaattaaatttaattaaatgatacTTTATATCACGAGCCCCAGTTCAGTCTGGTTCCTCCTCAGTTtcatctaaaaatataatgttttaattCATTCTGAGAGTCCAAGTCCACTTCTCAATGTATTGAATCGTGCAGATGATAACGGCTTAGTTAGTATATCAGCAAGTTGTAAATCTGTAGAAATATACTTAATGCAAATAAGATTATTTTCAACTTGTTCTCTtgtaaaatgatatttattgTCTATGTGCTTAGTTCTTTTGTGGCAAGTTGGGTTATTTGCAATACTAATACAACCTTGATTATCTTCGCATATATCTATTGGACCTTTTAATTCTAGTTTAATTTCTACTATTCgctttcaatatttattgtgaCTGATCTTGAGTACAATATTACTGCAAGCAGGCAGCCAAATTACACGCTAAAGAGCGTCTCACAATAAGAGAAAAAAGCTTTTGGTTACCGCGACCAAAAGAGGGAGACACAGTGCATTGACTTtataacatacatattttcaacacTCCCTCTCAATGCAATATGTCAACCCTTACagataatatattttatcttaattacaaaatcaaaatacatttttctgttAGCTTAAACCCATCTCTTGGATACATTTTTCATGTTTGAATCTATTCAAATTTTTGGTTAGAAAATCTGCTATCATTTTTTCTGTGGGTACATAATTAACTTCTGTTATATTGTTCTTATACAGTTCCCTTatataatgatattttatGTCTATATGCTTACTATATGCATGGAAAGTGTCATATATAGATGTGTGTACCCTCAGCACCTTCTTTGGATATCGTTCATCGATGAATCCCTCTGGCTGCCTCATATATACCGTTTCGTGAAGATCAACATTCAAATATGCAGACTAGACGTCCATTTGGTGCATGTAAAGTCCGTTTTCCACCGCCAAAGAAATTACTAGTTTGATTGATGAGTAGCGTGCCATTGGTGAGAACGTATCCGTAAAGTTAACGCCGTATCGCTGAGCGCACCCTTTTGCGACAAGTCGAGACTTAAAGCGCTCGACCTTGCCCATCTTGTTACGCTTCACTGCAAAGACCCATTTTGACCCAATGGCCTTCTCACCTGCCGGCAAATCCACCAATGACCAGGTTTTATTCGCACGTAGGCTCTCCAACTCCTTCTGCATTGAGGTTCTCCATTCCATTTTTATGGTTAAAGCATCCTTGACGCTTGTTGGAATCGGAACCTCATCCGTACTCATGCCGTTGACCATGTTGTATTGTTTTCGAGGTCTTCCAGGTTTACCAGTGTAAATCTTCTTTGGCCGTCCAGGTAGTCTGACTTCGGTGGCTTCATTGTCTTCAGTGGATGAC from Drosophila simulans strain w501 unplaced genomic scaffold, Prin_Dsim_3.1 Segkk87_quiver_pilon, whole genome shotgun sequence encodes the following:
- the LOC123327445 gene encoding uncharacterized protein LOC123327445, which produces MPTAQAVAGGKNRAATPSHSDVVQAGQAGRAKKPLPQLGQPGARDDPNGKGLSGARTKWYLRYLQQGKSPAEALSLAKTPQPLEQRPNSASKRANSTLTPPTDMLKRQKVEKNWPLTAPFDGPSTSRAAKAPEVRKPSYAAVTGAIKVAVVPEGYPKVILSSENLSQLEDALLEETVLSGWDSPIKLGGIHFRVGHRIVDCRNATTAEWLQSAVPNLSKWSGVSLEVKMGDDLPSSHNITIFCPRTGDKTTKWIMDLIKKQNDTKNWRLI